A genomic segment from Rickettsiella endosymbiont of Miltochrista miniata encodes:
- a CDS encoding cytochrome bc complex cytochrome b subunit, which produces MQKSLFNWLSERLPINEYIRQHLTEYYLPKNLNFWYFFGFLSLFTFFLQVLTGIWLTLFYTPTPEGAFNSIEIIMRDVPYGWLLRYLHSSGASVFFILIYAHIFRSLLYGSYKKPRELVWLLGVCLYIILLLEAFLGYLLPWGQTSYWASQIGTSLLDSIPKIGPTLTLWIRGNNVVSGETLHRFFALHVIAVPLSLMLIIRLHLVALHKVGSNNPEGISVPEPRLHNKTPFKVPLHPYYTIKELLALLIFLFIFSIIVFFFPEMHGYFLEINNFIPADPLLTPSHIQPLWYLAPFYSVLCVVPNKLLGILVMAGVLFILFLLPWLDRNPVRSMRYRGNFSRFALAVFTLSFGLLSYISTTILTPNKILFVQILLLIYFLFFLLMPFYTKYEKNKPLPQCICGK; this is translated from the coding sequence ATGCAAAAATCATTATTCAATTGGCTGTCTGAACGTTTGCCAATTAATGAATATATACGCCAACATTTAACAGAATATTATCTACCTAAAAATCTCAATTTTTGGTATTTCTTTGGCTTTTTAAGTCTTTTCACTTTTTTTTTACAAGTCTTGACCGGAATATGGTTAACCCTATTTTACACCCCTACACCTGAAGGGGCATTTAATTCAATTGAAATAATAATGCGAGATGTACCGTACGGATGGTTATTACGATATCTACATTCTAGCGGTGCTTCTGTTTTTTTTATTCTAATTTACGCACATATCTTTCGTAGCCTTTTATATGGATCGTATAAAAAACCTAGGGAACTAGTTTGGTTGTTAGGGGTATGCCTTTATATTATTTTGCTACTAGAGGCATTCCTCGGCTATTTACTCCCCTGGGGACAAACATCCTATTGGGCCAGCCAAATTGGCACTTCCCTGCTAGACTCGATTCCAAAGATTGGGCCAACACTAACACTTTGGATTCGCGGTAATAACGTCGTATCAGGAGAAACTTTACATCGTTTTTTTGCACTCCATGTGATAGCTGTACCTTTATCCCTGATGCTTATAATTCGATTACACCTTGTTGCTTTACATAAAGTTGGCAGTAATAATCCCGAGGGAATTTCTGTACCAGAACCCCGCTTACATAATAAAACTCCTTTTAAAGTCCCTCTTCACCCTTATTATACGATCAAAGAATTACTCGCTTTATTAATTTTTTTGTTTATTTTTTCCATCATCGTATTTTTTTTTCCAGAAATGCATGGGTATTTCCTTGAAATAAACAATTTCATACCAGCAGACCCTCTACTAACTCCTAGCCATATTCAACCACTATGGTATTTAGCGCCTTTTTATAGCGTATTATGTGTTGTCCCTAATAAGTTATTGGGTATTTTAGTTATGGCGGGGGTTCTTTTCATACTATTTTTGTTGCCCTGGCTAGACCGCAATCCAGTTCGATCAATGCGCTACCGAGGAAATTTTTCTCGCTTCGCTTTAGCAGTTTTTACATTAAGTTTTGGCTTACTTAGTTATATCAGTACGACCATACTTACACCCAATAAGATACTGTTCGTACAAATTTTATTACTAATCTATTTTCTTTTTTTTCTCCTCATGCCCTTCTATACAAAATACGAAAAAAACAAACCCCTACCACAATGCATATGTGGAAAATAA
- the hemB gene encoding porphobilinogen synthase — translation MRQFPHTRLRRLRENQFSRRLIRETRLSCDDLIYPLFLLPGENQRQKIAAMPGIERLTLDYLLDEVAVLQQLRIPAIALFPVIPVKDKTWDACEAYNGEGLIPHAIRELKKNFPEMGIITDIALDPYTAHGHDGLLSKEGTILNDESIEILVKQALCYAQAGVDAIAPSDMMDGRIGWIRKALEEQGYPNTQIIAYSAKYASHFYGPFRDAIGTSGQLKSANKKTYQMDPANSNEALQEVALDLAEGADIVMVKPGMPYLDILYRIKQQFGVPTFVYQVSGEYAMQKVAIEHGYLNERESILECLLAMKRAGADGILTYFAKQAASWLTNSQD, via the coding sequence ATGCGCCAGTTCCCTCATACGCGCTTACGTCGTTTAAGAGAAAATCAATTTAGTCGGCGCTTAATACGCGAAACTAGGCTTAGTTGCGATGATTTAATTTATCCACTATTTCTGCTTCCAGGGGAAAATCAGAGACAGAAGATAGCAGCTATGCCTGGGATAGAGCGGCTTACCTTAGATTATCTACTGGATGAAGTCGCAGTTTTACAGCAGCTGCGAATACCAGCTATTGCCTTGTTCCCAGTGATACCTGTAAAAGATAAAACCTGGGACGCTTGTGAGGCCTATAATGGGGAGGGCTTAATTCCTCATGCAATAAGAGAATTGAAAAAGAATTTTCCAGAAATGGGAATTATTACCGATATCGCACTTGATCCTTATACAGCGCATGGTCATGACGGGCTTTTATCTAAAGAGGGTACTATTTTAAATGATGAGTCGATAGAGATATTGGTTAAGCAAGCGCTGTGCTATGCACAAGCCGGTGTGGATGCTATCGCTCCTTCTGATATGATGGATGGTAGAATTGGTTGGATCCGTAAGGCTTTGGAGGAGCAGGGCTACCCTAACACCCAAATCATTGCCTATTCAGCCAAATACGCTTCTCATTTTTATGGACCTTTCCGTGATGCAATAGGAACATCTGGGCAATTAAAAAGTGCTAACAAAAAGACATACCAAATGGATCCCGCGAATAGTAATGAGGCCCTACAGGAGGTAGCATTGGACCTTGCTGAAGGAGCAGATATTGTCATGGTAAAGCCAGGAATGCCCTATTTAGATATTCTTTACCGTATTAAGCAGCAATTTGGCGTGCCTACTTTTGTTTACCAGGTAAGTGGTGAATATGCGATGCAAAAAGTAGCTATTGAGCATGGCTACTTAAATGAGCGTGAGAGTATTTTGGAGTGCCTTCTGGCTATGAAACGGGCCGGAGCTGATGGTATTTTGACCTATTTTGCCAAGCAAGCAGCTAGTTGGCTGACAAATTCACAAGATTGA
- the petA gene encoding ubiquinol-cytochrome c reductase iron-sulfur subunit, whose translation MEEDRRHLLAIIIAIMAGFGIAASAIPFLASLEPTAKTLTQASDPVEVDLSHLAPGESMVVAWQNKPVWIIRRTQAMLDNLPNIHSLLRDPDSLTAQQPDYARNEYRSLNPEYLILIGICTHLGCATLFKPMIGELSRKWPGGLYCPCHGSKFDLAGRVMKGVPAPTNLKIPPYRFTNEHTVVIGENPRLV comes from the coding sequence ATGGAAGAAGATCGTCGCCACTTATTGGCTATTATAATAGCCATCATGGCTGGATTTGGTATAGCCGCTAGCGCTATACCTTTTTTAGCGTCTTTAGAGCCAACTGCCAAAACACTCACACAAGCCTCTGATCCTGTTGAAGTAGATCTAAGTCACCTCGCACCAGGAGAGTCCATGGTGGTTGCTTGGCAGAATAAGCCTGTTTGGATTATCCGGCGAACCCAAGCAATGCTAGATAATCTTCCCAACATTCATTCCTTATTACGCGATCCAGATTCTTTAACGGCACAGCAACCCGATTATGCCCGCAATGAATATCGTTCTCTGAATCCCGAATATTTGATTCTTATTGGTATATGCACTCATTTAGGATGCGCTACTCTATTTAAACCCATGATAGGAGAATTAAGTCGTAAATGGCCTGGAGGACTATATTGTCCTTGTCATGGATCTAAGTTTGATCTCGCTGGACGAGTTATGAAAGGAGTGCCCGCTCCCACTAATCTCAAAATTCCACCTTATCGGTTTACCAATGAACATACCGTAGTGATAGGTGAAAATCCAAGGTTAGTATAA
- a CDS encoding ATP-dependent zinc protease family protein, which yields MSSSIIIGWREFVSLPELGIPRLKTKVDTGARTSALHACCVEIIEKTPHQKQVGFIIHPQPKRFPEKSIKCIADLIDIREITDSGGHKESRCVIQTSIVLGTQCWPIEITLTSRDNMRFRMLLGRTALKQRFLVDPTHSYLYSKKTIIP from the coding sequence ATGTCATCCTCAATCATAATTGGATGGAGAGAATTCGTATCTCTACCTGAATTGGGTATTCCTCGTTTGAAAACCAAAGTAGATACCGGCGCACGAACCTCAGCTTTACATGCTTGTTGTGTAGAAATTATTGAAAAAACTCCCCATCAAAAGCAAGTAGGTTTTATCATACACCCTCAACCCAAACGCTTCCCTGAAAAATCTATTAAATGCATTGCCGACTTAATTGACATACGTGAAATTACTGACTCTGGTGGTCACAAGGAAAGTCGATGTGTTATTCAAACCTCCATCGTTCTCGGCACCCAATGCTGGCCAATCGAAATTACTTTGACTAGCCGAGATAATATGCGTTTTAGAATGCTATTAGGCCGAACTGCTTTAAAACAACGTTTTCTCGTTGATCCAACACATTCTTATTTATACAGTAAAAAAACTATAATCCCATGA
- the rimK gene encoding 30S ribosomal protein S6--L-glutamate ligase, with translation MKIAILSRRPKLYSTRRLEEEAKKRGHQVKIIDTLRCYMNITTQNPYIHYKGKILDKFDAIIPRIGASITFYGAALVRQFEMMGIFVANNSISITRAQDKLRSLQILSRKGVGLPITGFAYSPDDIQDLISMVGGPPLVIKILEGTQGIGVVLAETQQAAISVIEAFLDLQAHIMVQEYIKEAKAADIRCFVVNGKVIAAMERQAKLGEFRSNIHRGGTVRLAKLTAEERATAVRAAKVIGLNIAGVDLLRSNRGPLVMEVNSSPGLEGIEKATQKNVAEIIIKSIEKRSNKH, from the coding sequence ATGAAAATTGCAATTTTGTCTCGTCGTCCAAAACTCTACTCTACGCGCCGTTTAGAAGAAGAAGCTAAGAAAAGAGGACATCAGGTTAAAATTATAGATACGTTGCGATGTTATATGAACATCACAACACAAAACCCATATATACACTACAAAGGAAAAATTCTTGATAAATTCGATGCAATTATTCCAAGAATTGGAGCTTCGATCACCTTTTATGGCGCCGCATTGGTCAGACAATTTGAAATGATGGGTATATTTGTTGCTAATAACTCAATTTCTATTACCAGAGCTCAAGATAAACTCCGTTCTCTACAAATTTTATCTCGAAAAGGAGTGGGTTTACCTATTACCGGATTTGCTTATTCTCCTGATGACATTCAAGATCTAATTAGCATGGTGGGTGGCCCACCTTTAGTCATCAAAATTTTAGAAGGCACACAAGGTATTGGGGTAGTATTAGCAGAGACTCAGCAGGCGGCGATTAGTGTTATTGAGGCTTTTTTAGATTTACAAGCCCATATTATGGTTCAAGAATACATCAAAGAAGCTAAAGCTGCGGATATTCGTTGCTTCGTAGTCAATGGCAAAGTCATTGCTGCTATGGAACGACAAGCAAAACTAGGGGAGTTTCGCTCTAATATCCATCGTGGAGGGACCGTCCGACTTGCTAAATTAACCGCCGAAGAACGGGCAACGGCGGTTCGAGCTGCTAAAGTTATTGGTCTAAATATTGCTGGAGTTGACTTATTACGCTCCAATAGAGGCCCTTTGGTAATGGAAGTGAATTCGTCTCCTGGATTAGAGGGAATAGAAAAAGCCACACAAAAAAATGTTGCTGAAATCATTATTAAATCTATCGAGAAAAGATCCAATAAGCATTAA
- the rplM gene encoding 50S ribosomal protein L13, whose protein sequence is MKTLMAKPGLVEQKWLLIDASGKTLGHLATRIARILRGKHKPEFTPHVDTGDYIVVINAEKVTVTGTKAKNKQYERYTGYPGGLKSISFEKLQKAFPARIIEKAVKGMLPKNPLGYAMITKLKVYAGSAHPHSAQNPEPTSIDRL, encoded by the coding sequence ATGAAAACATTGATGGCCAAACCCGGCCTTGTTGAACAAAAATGGCTTTTGATTGATGCCTCAGGCAAAACCTTAGGTCACCTAGCAACTAGAATAGCCCGTATTCTGCGCGGAAAGCATAAGCCAGAATTCACTCCTCATGTTGATACTGGGGATTATATCGTTGTTATTAATGCTGAAAAAGTGACTGTAACCGGCACGAAGGCTAAAAATAAACAATATGAGCGCTATACAGGTTATCCTGGCGGGCTAAAATCTATTTCTTTTGAAAAATTGCAAAAAGCTTTTCCTGCTCGAATTATTGAAAAAGCTGTTAAGGGCATGCTACCTAAAAATCCTTTGGGTTATGCCATGATAACTAAACTTAAAGTCTATGCTGGTTCTGCACATCCTCATAGCGCTCAAAATCCTGAACCAACTAGCATTGATAGGTTATAA
- a CDS encoding cytochrome c1, which translates to MNYCSGCHSLQYMSYNRLGIDLQIADKFNSSTQQQRLKDNLVFTQAKTSDTIKSNLQKKEGSIWFGKPPPDLSLSIRARNADWVYNYLLSFYLDDTRPFGVNNSFIKNTAMPDPLAIIRMDTPIYHNLKNTNDRISLKISNRAIYSSNKGGSKIPTLEEVVIDLVNFLAYVADPTKNNRQSLGKKVCGFLLVLTYFVYILKKQIWGNIKK; encoded by the coding sequence ATGAATTACTGCTCAGGGTGTCATTCGCTACAATATATGAGTTATAATCGACTTGGAATCGATCTGCAAATTGCCGATAAATTCAATTCATCCACCCAACAACAACGACTGAAAGATAATCTTGTTTTTACTCAAGCTAAAACTAGCGATACAATAAAATCAAATTTACAAAAAAAAGAGGGGTCCATATGGTTTGGAAAGCCTCCACCAGACCTTTCTTTGAGTATTCGGGCAAGAAATGCTGATTGGGTGTATAATTACTTACTTAGCTTTTATTTGGATGATACGAGGCCTTTTGGAGTTAACAATAGTTTCATTAAAAACACCGCAATGCCGGATCCATTAGCGATAATACGTATGGATACCCCTATTTATCATAATTTAAAGAATACTAACGATCGGATATCCCTAAAAATTAGTAATCGTGCAATTTACTCTTCTAATAAAGGCGGATCAAAAATCCCTACCTTAGAAGAAGTAGTCATTGATTTAGTTAATTTTTTAGCTTATGTAGCCGACCCTACAAAAAATAACCGTCAATCATTGGGAAAAAAAGTATGCGGATTCTTGTTGGTATTAACTTATTTTGTTTATATTTTAAAAAAGCAAATTTGGGGAAATATAAAAAAATAA
- a CDS encoding glutathione S-transferase N-terminal domain-containing protein, translating into MAQPAGKRSTMSLYANINDPYSHRVRIVLAEKGISAEIIEVSPTDLPEGLLQHNPYGTVPTIIDRDLVLYETNIITEYLDERFPHPPLLPVYPVARAKSRQMIYRIERDWYPLLQQIENGLNNAKVTKPTESMHAAQKKLEGSLASLAPIFAGKSFFLSDEFTLVDCCMAPLLWRLHRLDIKLAPMPNAIKEYEERLFKRPSFKTTLNEVEFGVKI; encoded by the coding sequence ATGGCACAACCTGCCGGTAAACGTTCAACGATGAGTTTATATGCAAATATCAATGACCCCTATAGCCATAGGGTACGTATTGTTTTGGCAGAAAAAGGAATTAGTGCAGAGATTATAGAAGTATCACCTACAGATTTACCTGAAGGATTGTTACAACACAACCCCTATGGCACTGTTCCTACTATTATTGATCGAGATCTCGTCCTTTACGAAACAAATATTATTACCGAATATTTAGATGAGCGCTTTCCTCATCCTCCTTTGTTACCGGTTTATCCGGTAGCTCGCGCTAAAAGTAGACAGATGATCTATAGAATTGAACGGGATTGGTACCCTTTACTACAACAGATTGAAAACGGACTAAATAATGCTAAAGTAACCAAGCCAACAGAATCTATGCATGCCGCTCAAAAAAAATTGGAAGGTAGTTTGGCTAGTCTGGCTCCTATATTTGCTGGCAAGTCATTTTTCTTGAGTGACGAATTTACTTTGGTAGACTGTTGCATGGCACCGTTATTATGGCGTTTACACCGTTTAGATATTAAACTAGCACCTATGCCAAATGCTATCAAAGAATACGAAGAGCGCTTGTTTAAACGCCCCTCATTTAAAACTACTTTAAATGAGGTCGAGTTTGGAGTAAAAATTTAA
- a CDS encoding ClpXP protease specificity-enhancing factor, whose translation MMTSNRSYLLRAFYDWIIDNQLTPYILLDTELPHVEVPKQCIKDGKITLNISNDAILNLKIDTQAIQFEASFNGQSMLIYAPIQAVLAIYTRENGQGMVFTEEESGDEGGNPTPPRVRPGTKPKLSIVK comes from the coding sequence ATGATGACCTCAAATCGTTCCTATTTATTACGTGCGTTTTATGATTGGATTATCGACAATCAATTAACACCCTATATTCTTCTAGATACTGAATTGCCGCATGTAGAAGTACCAAAACAATGTATAAAAGATGGTAAAATTACTTTAAATATATCCAATGATGCCATATTAAATTTAAAAATAGATACTCAGGCAATACAATTTGAGGCAAGTTTTAATGGTCAATCGATGCTTATTTACGCGCCGATCCAAGCGGTATTAGCCATCTATACACGGGAAAATGGTCAAGGAATGGTATTTACAGAAGAAGAAAGCGGTGACGAGGGTGGAAATCCTACTCCACCTCGGGTTAGACCAGGAACAAAACCCAAACTTTCTATTGTTAAATAG
- a CDS encoding replication-associated recombination protein A, whose translation MTTNAYPFSPLATRLRPQHIDEFFGQTHLLGPRKTLRLAILNGQLHSMILWGPPGTGKTTLASLIANHIQARFVSLSALQSGVKEIRKLAEDTKAQLDPKSLKKTICFIDEIHRFNKSQQDSLLPFVESGLFILIGATTENPSFEINNALLSRTRVYVLKKLNTEEIIQIIDRALSNVENGLGERNLRMETSVKKQLAQIADGDARQVLNLLEIAADLSENNLIDENILKVVTQTNLRRFDKGGEIFHDQISALHKSVRGSDPDAALYWLARMLDGGCDPLYIARRILRMASEDIGNADPRGLQLALGAWEVQERLGSPEGELALAQAIVYLSCTAKSNAVYTAFNAAMKDAQEKGTLEVPLHLRNAPTQLMRKLDYGKNYRYAHDEPNAYADGEHYFPEELKDRQYYFPVPRGLELKIAEKLACLKKSEKI comes from the coding sequence ATGACAACCAATGCATATCCTTTTTCACCCTTGGCAACGCGCTTACGCCCTCAGCATATAGATGAGTTTTTTGGCCAAACTCACTTATTGGGGCCCCGAAAAACTTTGCGCCTAGCCATATTAAACGGCCAATTACATTCGATGATCCTGTGGGGACCTCCTGGAACAGGGAAAACAACTTTAGCTTCTTTAATAGCAAATCATATTCAAGCCAGATTTGTATCTTTATCCGCATTACAATCCGGGGTTAAAGAAATAAGAAAACTTGCTGAGGATACGAAAGCTCAACTCGATCCGAAATCACTCAAAAAGACTATCTGTTTTATAGATGAAATTCATCGCTTCAATAAATCTCAACAAGATTCACTTTTACCTTTTGTTGAATCCGGACTCTTCATATTAATTGGCGCTACGACAGAAAACCCCTCTTTTGAAATAAATAACGCCTTACTCTCACGAACTCGAGTATATGTACTAAAAAAATTAAATACAGAAGAAATTATTCAGATCATTGATCGCGCTTTAAGTAATGTTGAAAATGGATTAGGTGAAAGAAATTTAAGGATGGAAACTTCTGTAAAAAAGCAATTAGCACAAATTGCTGATGGGGATGCACGTCAGGTTTTAAATCTTCTGGAAATTGCAGCAGACTTATCAGAAAATAACCTTATAGACGAGAATATCTTAAAGGTAGTTACTCAAACCAATCTACGTCGTTTTGATAAAGGTGGCGAGATTTTTCATGATCAAATTTCTGCTTTACATAAGTCGGTGCGCGGATCGGATCCTGATGCTGCACTATACTGGCTTGCACGTATGCTCGATGGTGGCTGCGATCCTTTATATATTGCTCGGCGTATACTCCGTATGGCAAGCGAAGATATCGGCAACGCTGATCCACGGGGTTTACAACTAGCCTTAGGAGCATGGGAAGTACAAGAACGTTTAGGTAGCCCTGAAGGAGAACTTGCTTTAGCTCAGGCCATAGTTTATTTGTCCTGTACTGCAAAAAGTAATGCCGTTTATACCGCATTTAATGCGGCTATGAAAGATGCTCAAGAAAAAGGTACGTTAGAAGTCCCCCTACATTTGCGTAATGCCCCAACCCAATTAATGCGTAAATTAGATTATGGAAAAAACTATCGTTACGCCCATGATGAACCTAACGCTTATGCCGATGGAGAACACTACTTTCCTGAAGAATTAAAGGATCGGCAATATTATTTTCCTGTTCCTCGCGGTTTGGAACTTAAAATTGCAGAAAAACTTGCATGTTTAAAAAAATCAGAAAAAATATAA
- the rpsI gene encoding 30S ribosomal protein S9, whose amino-acid sequence MALEQNYGTGRRKTATARVFLRKGTGIIQVNGRTLENYFGRETAQMVVNQPLEVVDQMGRFDITVTVSGGGSSGQAGAVRHGISRALINYDESTTVNTDDTAGNDASFRRLLRRAGLVTRDARKVERKKVGRHKARKGTQYSKR is encoded by the coding sequence ATGGCACTAGAACAGAATTATGGTACAGGTCGCCGTAAAACAGCGACCGCTAGAGTATTCCTTAGAAAAGGCACTGGTATTATCCAAGTAAATGGCCGTACTCTAGAAAATTACTTTGGCCGCGAAACTGCTCAAATGGTTGTTAATCAGCCTCTAGAAGTTGTTGACCAAATGGGCAGATTTGATATCACAGTAACAGTTTCTGGTGGGGGAAGCAGCGGTCAAGCCGGTGCTGTTCGACACGGGATAAGTCGCGCTTTAATAAATTATGACGAATCGACTACTGTCAATACCGATGATACTGCTGGAAATGATGCTTCATTTCGTCGATTATTGCGCCGCGCGGGCTTAGTTACTCGAGATGCAAGAAAAGTTGAACGGAAAAAAGTGGGTCGGCATAAAGCGCGTAAAGGAACTCAATATTCAAAACGATAA